In a genomic window of Rhododendron vialii isolate Sample 1 chromosome 12a, ASM3025357v1:
- the LOC131311975 gene encoding uncharacterized protein LOC131311975 isoform X2, producing MYVTRRLSHCQRSPGLLSLPPEGPNSGYLVIQDEESETTNFLGFKKRHLKDLPFPQNKKLIVQYSDDNDAPLTLIPVLNQPLSSNRYYAIKASGSRKGEAYACSREEDMTPSCFCNCIKDVYPRPLNPNDIYQQFEIFPCNRGCGSGGTFSAKSVAPDGIPPHFLRRSGWKIFTKTPKTYELGEALGINTTLRACFPNFDSPVVVGKWYCPFMFVKDGNLKDQMKRSLFYEMTLERRWEKIFACENNFSSQGNSISVEAEVQREVVFVDGREAVWDENRVGDGVVWFRGFGGVEQVNIGLSSLIVDRMKWEEERGGWVREENRQVKVKRTEEFRGTGGVWSKFGCYVLVERFVLKRMDGSVVLTYDFNHTHVIRSKWE from the exons atgtatgTGACAAGGCGTCTATCCCACTGCCAGAGGTCCCCTGGATTACTTTCGCTACCACCAGAGGGTCCAAACTCTGGTTATCTAGTGATACAGGACGAAGAATCAGAGACTACTAATTTTCTGGGGTTCAAAAAACGGCATCTGAAAGACCTCCCTTTCCCTCAGAACAAGAAGTTAATCGTTCAGTACTCGGATGACAATGACGCGCCCTTAACCTTGATTCCAGTTCTTAATCAGCCGCTTTCTTCTAATCGGTATTATGCAATCAAGGCCAGCGGATCGCGTAAAGG GGAAGCATATGCGTGTTCAAGGGAGGAAGACATGACCCCTTCTTGTTTTTGCAACTGCATAAAGGATGTCTACCCAAGACCCCTTAACCCCAATGACATATACCAACAATTTGAGATATTCCCCTGTAATAGAGGCTGCGGAAGTGGTGGtacattttctgcaaaatcAGTTGCACCAGATGGAATCCCTCCCCACTTCCTCAGAAGAAGTGGGTGGAAAATTTTCACCAAAACCCCCAAAACCTATGAACTTGGTGAAGCCCTAGGCATCAATACTACCCTCCGTGCCTGCTTCCCGAATTTTGATTCTCCCGTTGTTGTAGGGAAATGGTATTGTCCTTTCATGTTTGTAAAGGATGGAAATTTGAAGGATCAAATGAAGCGATCGTTGTTTTATGAGATGACACTTGAGCGAAGGTGGGAAAAGATTTTCGCATGTGAAAACAATTTCAGTAGTCAAGGGAATTCTATTTCTGTGGAAGCTGAAGTCCAGAGGGAAGTGGTTTTTGTGGATGGGAGGGAAGCAGTGTGGGATGAGAATAGGGTGGGtgatggggtggtttggtttagGGGTTTTGGTGGTGTGGAACAAGTAAATATTGGGCTGAGTTCATTGATTGTTGATAGAATGAAgtgggaggaggagagaggagggtgGGTGAGGGAGGAAAATAGACAAGTGAAGGTGAAAAGAACAGAGGAGTTTAGGGGGACTGGTGGGGTGTGGAGTAAGTTTGGTTGCTATGTGTTGGTTGAGAGATTTGTGTTGAAAAGAATGGATGGGAGTGTTGTGTTAACCTATGACTTCAATCACACTCATGTGATTAGGAGCAAATGGGAATGA
- the LOC131311975 gene encoding uncharacterized protein LOC131311975 isoform X1, translating into MYVTRPLSHYLRSPKSLSLPPEGPNSGYLVIQDEESETTTCFGSCKNPYLMDLPFPQNKNLTVMYRSSGGGHRHAYRHISIHDETFIPVLNQPLSSNQYYAIKPHGSREGEAYACSREEDMTPSCFCNCIKDVYPRPLNPNDIYQQFEIFPCNRGCGSGGTFSAKSVAPDGIPPHFLRRSGWKIFTKTPKTYELGEALGINTTLRACFPNFDSPVVVGKWYCPFMFVKDGNLKDQMKRSLFYEMTLERRWEKIFACENNFSSQGNSISVEAEVQREVVFVDGREAVWDENRVGDGVVWFRGFGGVEQVNIGLSSLIVDRMKWEEERGGWVREENRQVKVKRTEEFRGTGGVWSKFGCYVLVERFVLKRMDGSVVLTYDFNHTHVIRSKWE; encoded by the exons ATGTATGTGACAAGGCCTCTATCCCACTACCTGAGGTCCCCCAAATCACTTTCACTACCACCAGAGGGTCCAAACTCCGGTTATTTAGTGATACAAGATGAGGAATCAGAGACTACTACTTGTTTCGGATCGTGCAAAAACCCGTATCTGATGGATCTCCCTTTCCCTCAGAACAAGAACTTAACTGTTATGTACAGGTCGAGCGGGGGAGGGCACCGGCATGCTTACCGGCATATTTCTATTCATGATGAAACCTTCATTCCAGTTCTCAATCAGCCCCTTTCTTCGAACCAATATTATGCAATTAAGCCCCACGGATCGCGTGAAGG GGAAGCATATGCGTGTTCAAGGGAGGAAGACATGACCCCTTCTTGTTTTTGCAACTGCATAAAGGATGTCTACCCAAGACCCCTTAACCCCAATGACATATACCAACAATTTGAGATATTCCCCTGTAATAGAGGCTGCGGAAGTGGTGGtacattttctgcaaaatcAGTTGCACCAGATGGAATCCCTCCCCACTTCCTCAGAAGAAGTGGGTGGAAAATTTTCACCAAAACCCCCAAAACCTATGAACTTGGTGAAGCCCTAGGCATCAATACTACCCTCCGTGCCTGCTTCCCGAATTTTGATTCTCCCGTTGTTGTAGGGAAATGGTATTGTCCTTTCATGTTTGTAAAGGATGGAAATTTGAAGGATCAAATGAAGCGATCGTTGTTTTATGAGATGACACTTGAGCGAAGGTGGGAAAAGATTTTCGCATGTGAAAACAATTTCAGTAGTCAAGGGAATTCTATTTCTGTGGAAGCTGAAGTCCAGAGGGAAGTGGTTTTTGTGGATGGGAGGGAAGCAGTGTGGGATGAGAATAGGGTGGGtgatggggtggtttggtttagGGGTTTTGGTGGTGTGGAACAAGTAAATATTGGGCTGAGTTCATTGATTGTTGATAGAATGAAgtgggaggaggagagaggagggtgGGTGAGGGAGGAAAATAGACAAGTGAAGGTGAAAAGAACAGAGGAGTTTAGGGGGACTGGTGGGGTGTGGAGTAAGTTTGGTTGCTATGTGTTGGTTGAGAGATTTGTGTTGAAAAGAATGGATGGGAGTGTTGTGTTAACCTATGACTTCAATCACACTCATGTGATTAGGAGCAAATGGGAATGA
- the LOC131309415 gene encoding FBD-associated F-box protein At4g13985-like has product MYLLQFVRRVSKFSIFHSVKLKDDNSIYRLIRGCPLLNELSMAGCIGKEARVIRIFAPVFTKLSIKHYDHDTYEIVLDTPGLLYLELDDDVKSVQGYLVKNLSGLIKVEINVGGPFGMESHEIISKAVTDLLVGISRVQHLVLQWRFIEVLDKCNYRLQSMFHQKIGLIQKQRLPEYYLDYKILETYRFLLSASKYLSLFGVENRLVAVAMTHPMAVSNCNIDVESLILDQNRSIATLAITTLDLL; this is encoded by the exons ATGTACCTACTTCAATTCGTACGCAGAGTCTCAAAATTCTCCATCTTTCATTCTGTCAAACTTAAAGACGACAACTCTATCTATAGGCTCATTCGTGGCTGCCCTTTGTTGAATGAATTGAGTATGGCGGGATGCATTGGAAAAGAAGCACGTGTTATTCGCATTTTTGCACCAGTATTTACAAAGTTGTCCATAAAACATTATGATCACGACACTTATGAGATTGTTTTGGATACCCCAGGCCTGCTCTACCTAGAACTTGATGATGATGTAAAATCAGTACAAGGTTATTTAGTGAAGAACCTATCTGGTCTCATCAAAGTCGAGATTAACGTTGGAGGTCCCTTTGGTATGGAATCCCATGAAATTATTTCTAAGGCTGTTACTGACCTTCTCGTGGGGATATCCAGAGTCCAACATCTAGTCCTTCAGTGGAGATTCATTGAG GTTCTTGACAAGTGTAATTACCGCCTGCAATCAATGTTTCATCAGAAAATTGGTCTAATCCAAAAGCA AAGATTACCGGAATACTATCTTGATTATAAGATACTAGAAACATATCGTTTCTTGCTTTCAGCTAGCAAATACTTGTCGTTGTTCGGCGTAGAGAACAGGCTGGTTGCT GTGGCAATGACGCATCCAATGGCTGTATCAAATTGCAATATAGATGTGGAGAGCttgattttggatcaaaataGAAGCATAGCTACTCTAGCCATCACCACTCTAGATCTGCTGTAA